One genomic segment of Eikenella corrodens includes these proteins:
- a CDS encoding Mth938-like domain-containing protein, producing the protein MLIQEHQPTSACHIDHYQPGQIEIDGHTYRQAVLLDGGGGVQTVNLHSAAELQAADLALAAASRPEVILIGTGERQQFLHPRIAAAASGIGVECMHTAAAVRTYLLLQSEGRRIWAWLWP; encoded by the coding sequence ATGCTGATTCAAGAACACCAGCCCACCTCCGCCTGCCACATCGATCACTATCAGCCCGGCCAAATAGAAATCGACGGCCACACCTACCGCCAAGCCGTATTGCTTGACGGCGGCGGCGGCGTGCAAACCGTCAACCTTCACTCCGCAGCCGAACTGCAAGCTGCAGACCTAGCCCTCGCCGCTGCAAGCCGGCCCGAAGTAATCCTCATCGGCACCGGCGAGCGGCAACAGTTTTTACACCCGCGCATTGCCGCCGCGGCAAGCGGCATCGGCGTGGAATGCATGCACACCGCCGCCGCCGTGCGTACCTATCTGTTGCTGCAAAGCGAAGGCCGCCGCATATGGGCATGGTTGTGGCCGTAA